A single window of Crassostrea angulata isolate pt1a10 chromosome 8, ASM2561291v2, whole genome shotgun sequence DNA harbors:
- the LOC128159606 gene encoding uncharacterized protein LOC128159606, whose protein sequence is MVCYTIRCSLLILLAGLSVEALTTVKYMSNYCNTKHSIFVNNSIILKSTNQLLTDSPGPQLHCTSDLVTDTGSRLLIHFISLSISIENDTPDNLHIYDVDANGHAQMVTPTSGLFGIYDKFFKRASMGVGDYISTGNRFRLTYVGSPTLTYMGFDILVTTLKAINNDGSCPRLFGKCSGKRVCVPYSVWCDGQENCGEGDVSDEKPCNDVITEDWKYTYAITMSVVTAVIAIVLFLTTIGVVVCLLRKYNRRNYMRSMSIAVAAKKDGDNWKITNDLGLTLAMAPPLYDDIVLPRQDEPPPSYDTLPFRQTTDVISEEQNNAANECIVVACIENLNPSRGPTDDILCRGVAISSDSSEVEDADFEEDNVRNNSHLRKITNSSESTHNLSSSQSSSKLCLEMENVRENDSENDDENVNDHVAVSNGSEEMCSNSSSRCSVETGFVSMGSSSSRNSGSEESPRHNVGATHDPLPDDKKDSPIDEMSLHVQYKNKIPNGGDEIKFIDELSEDSSIVN, encoded by the exons GACTTTCAGTGGAAGCGTTAACCACGGTGAAATATATGAGCAATTATTGCAATACGAAGCACAGCATTTTTGTCAACAACAGCATCATCTTGAAATCAACCAATCAGCTGCTGACGGACAGTCCCGGGCCTCAACTCCACTGTACCTCTGACCTCGTCACAGACACCGGAAGTAGACTCCTCATTCACTTCATTTCTCTCAGCATCAGCATAGAAAACGACACTCCGGATAA TTTGCATATCTACGACGTTGACGCTAATGGACATGCGCAGATGGTCACACCAACCAGCGGCCTTTTTGGAATCTATGACAAGTTCTTTAAACGAGCTAGCATGGGTGTCGGGGACTACATTTCGACAGGCAATCGTTTCCGGCTGACGTATGTCGGCTCTCCTACGCTCACATACATGGGATTTGATATTCTGGTTACCACTTTGAAAG CTATCAACAATGATGGTTCTTGTCCCCGATTGTTCGGGAAGTGTAGCGGTAAGCGTGTGTGTGTTCCATACTCCGTGTGGTGCGACGGCCAGGAGAATTGTGGGGAGGGTGATGTCAGTGACGAGAAGCCATGCAATGACGTCATCACAGAGGACTGGAAATACACGT ATGCTATAACGATGTCCGTGGTTACTGCTGTGATCGCCATTGTGCTGTTTCTGACCACCATTGGTGTGGTAGTCTGTCTTCTGCGAAAGTACAACAGGAGAAA TTACATGAGAAGTATGAGCATAGCAGTTGCCGCGAAAAAAGACGGAGACAATTGGAAAATCACGAACGACCTTGGGCTGACCTTGGCCATGGCGCCGCCATTATATGACGACATAGTTTTACCCCGTCAAGACGAGCCGCCGCCATCATACGACACGTTACCCTTCAGGCAGACAACAGACGTCATATCTGAAGAACAAAATAATGCCGCCAACGAATGTATAGTGGTCGCCTGCATCGAGAATCTGAACCCATCACGTGGGCCCACTGATGATATTTTGTGTCGCGGTGTCGCTATCTCTTCTGATTCTTCTGAGGTGGAGGATGCAGACTTCGAAGAAGATAATGTTCGAAATAACTCGCATTTACGAAAGATTACAAATTCGAGCGAAAGCACACATAATTTAAGTTCATCCCAATCCTCTTCTAAACTATGTTTAGAAATGGAAAACGTGAGAGAGAATGACAGTGAAAATGACGACGAAAACGTGAATGACCATGTTGCTGTGTCAAACGGTTCCGAAGAAATGTGTTCAAATTCGTCTTCCCGGTGTAGTGTGGAGACGGGATTTGTTTCCATGGGGTCCAGCTCTTCCAGGAACAGTGGCAGCGAAGAGTCCCCACGTCACAATGTCGGTGCTACCCATGATCCTTTGCCGGATGACAAAAAGGATTCCCCAATTGACGAAATGTCTCTTCATGTgcaatacaaaaacaaaataccaaATGGAGGTGACGAAATAAAATTCATCGATGAATTAAGCGAGGACTCTAGTATTGTAAACTGA